From the genome of Persephonella atlantica:
TGATAAGAACAATTGAAGACCACACATTTGTTATAAAAAGTAGAGATAGAGGAAAAGAAATTGATGTTGAGATATCTATAGATGTGTCTGCTGGAGTTTCATATGAAAGACCGTTACTTGAAAAAGCAGATATGGTTTTAAAATACGTAAAAAAGAGAAGAGAAAAATATATGATTTACTCACCTGAACTGAATCTGGCAAAGGCTATAGAGGATAACCTCAGGATACTCAGTATAATAAAGTATGCTGTTAACAACAACAGGGTTTATCTGTACTATCAACCAATCTTTGATAACAGAACAGATACAGTAGCAAAGTACGAATGTTTAGTAAGGATATCTGATCAGAGCGGAAATGTTATAGCCCCTATGTTCTTCCTACCAATAGCAAGAGAGTCAAAGTACTACAGCATAATAACAAAAACAGTCATAAGGAAAGCATTTAACAAGTTTAGAAATACAGATGTCCCTTTTTCTATCAACCTTTCCAGTGAAGATATGACCGATAAAGAAATAGTGCAGTACATTTATAAAGTTTTAGAGAAAGAACCAGAAGTGGCAAAAAGGGTAACATTTGAGATATTAGAAAGTGAAAGTATAAAAAATTATGACGAGATTTATATGTTTGTGAAAAATGTAAAGAGTCTGGGGGCAAAGATAGCTATAGATGACTTTGGCAGTGGTTATTCCAACTACTCACACATTGTAAATCTTGAACCAGATTACATAAAAATAGACGGCTCCCTTATAAAACAGCTTCCCCACGACATTTACGTCCAGATAATAGTATCAACTATTGTTGATTTCTCAAGAAAACTTGGGATAAGAACCATTGCAGAATATGTTCACAATGAAGACGTTTATGCCATGGTAAAAAGTCTCGGCATAGACTACTCACAGGGTTACTACCTTGGAAAACCTTCAGAAAAATGTTGCATCAAAAAAAAGAGTAAATAAATTAATCTAAACTATTGTAGAATATATTTCTGATATACAAACAAGCGGGAGCTTAATATGATAAAGTTTAACCAGTATCTGAAAGAAAAATACGGCGGTCGTATTCAGAAGATATCTATAGATGCTGGCTTTACCTGTCCCAACAGAGATGGTTATGTTGCCTTTGGAGGATGTACTTTTTGCAACAACACTTCCTTCAGTCCTTACGCAATGACAAAACAGTCTGTTGAAGAACAGATTGAAAAATCTATGGAGTTTTACCAGAAAAGATTCAAAAACATAAAAGGTTACATCGCTTACTTTCAGGCATTTTCAAACACCTATGCACCTGTTGAAAAGCTCAAAGAGATATACGACAAAGCTATGGAATATCCAGAAATTATAGGAATGTCTATCGGAACAAGACCTGACGTTGTTCCAGAACCTGTGCTGGACCTGATAGCCACATACACAACAGAAAAACCAGAAATATGGCTGGAGTACGGTCTTCAGACAGCAAACATTAAAACATTGAGGGATATAAACAGAGGTCACGGTGTTTCTGAATTTGTTGATGCTGTTTTGAGAACAAAAAGAAGACCAGGTATTAAGGTGTGTGCCCATATGATTGTTGGACTTCCGGGAGATGAGTATGAAGATTACATTGAAACGGCAAAACTGATTGCAGTACTGCCTATAGATGGGATTAAGATACATCCCCTTCACGTTGTAAAGCATACCGTTATGGCAAAACAGTATGCAAATGGAGAGTTTGGTGTTTTAGAACTGGAAGAGTATGCAAGGATTGTTGCAGACCTTCTTCAACACCTTCCAGAAGAGATTATCGTTCACAGACTGACAGGGGAAGCAAAAGAAGACGAGCTTATTGCCCCTGAGTGGTGCTCTTCAAAGAGAAAGATGGATGTTCTGAAGGCCATTGATGAGGCTGTCAAAAAGAAAAAAGAAGAAAAGAACCTCCTAAGGATTTAGGACAGCTCTTTTAACATCATGTGAGACAGTATTATTGTTGCTGTTTTATCTAAATAATCGTTAGAGTTTCCACATTTTGGTGAATATATGCAGGAAGGACATCCACTGATACATCTGCATTTTGAAACTGTTTTGTAAACACTTCTTATCATCTCGCCTAACCTGTTAAATCCTACTTCAGAGTATCCTACTCCACCTTCATATCCATCGTATATGAATACTGTTGGCTTTCCTGTTTCAGGGAAAAACGGCGTAGAAAGTCCTCCTATATCCCATCTGTCGTTCATAGCATACAGTGGATATATACCAATCAGAGCATGTTCAACTCCGTGTAGAGCTCCTAAAAAGCTGTTTTTCCTCTCTTTCATTCTTTTTACATACTCTTTGAAAAACTCCCTTTCTTTTTCACTTAACTTTGCATTTAGAGACTGGGTGGCTTTTATAACGTACAGCAGGTGGTCAATATTACCATCTTTTC
Proteins encoded in this window:
- a CDS encoding TIGR01212 family radical SAM protein (This family includes YhcC from E. coli K-12, an uncharacterized radical SAM protein.), with product MIKFNQYLKEKYGGRIQKISIDAGFTCPNRDGYVAFGGCTFCNNTSFSPYAMTKQSVEEQIEKSMEFYQKRFKNIKGYIAYFQAFSNTYAPVEKLKEIYDKAMEYPEIIGMSIGTRPDVVPEPVLDLIATYTTEKPEIWLEYGLQTANIKTLRDINRGHGVSEFVDAVLRTKRRPGIKVCAHMIVGLPGDEYEDYIETAKLIAVLPIDGIKIHPLHVVKHTVMAKQYANGEFGVLELEEYARIVADLLQHLPEEIIVHRLTGEAKEDELIAPEWCSSKRKMDVLKAIDEAVKKKKEEKNLLRI